A section of the Callithrix jacchus isolate 240 chromosome 14, calJac240_pri, whole genome shotgun sequence genome encodes:
- the TMEM214 gene encoding transmembrane protein 214, which produces MAAKTAGVGRWEVVKKGRRPGAGAGGRGGGGDRRALGEANGVWKYDLTPPIQTTSTLYERGFENIMKRQNKEQVPPPAVEPKKPGNKKQPKKGATPPNQNQKQGRFRSLEEALKALDVAALQKELDKSQSVFSGNPSIWLKDLASYLNYKLQAPLSEPTLSQHTHDYPYSLVSRELRGIIRGLLAKAAGFLELFFDHCLFTMLQELDKTPGDSLHGYRICIQAILQDKPKIATANLGKFLELLRSHQSRPAKCLTIMWALGQAGFANLTEGLKVWLGIMLPVLGIKSLSPFAIAYLDRLLMMHPNLTKGFGMIGPKDFFPLLDFAYMPNNSLTPSLQEQLCQLYPRLKVLAFGAKPDSTLHTYFPSFLSRATPSCPPEMKKELLSNLTECLTVDPLSASVWRQLYPKHLSQSSVLLEHLLNSWEQIPKKVQKSLQESIQSFKLTNQELLRKGSSNNQDVVTCDTACKGLLQQVQGPGLPWMRLLLLLLVFAIGFLCHDLRSHSSFQASRTGRLLRSSGFLPASQQAYAKLYSYSLQGYSWLEETLPIWGSHLIIVVRPSLQLAWAHTNATVSFLSAHYASHLAWFGDSLTSLSQRLQIQLPDSLNQLLHYLRELPLLFYQNVLLPLWYLLLEALAWAQEHCHEACRGEVTWDCMKTQLSEAVHWTWLSLQDVTVAFLDWALALISQQ; this is translated from the exons ATGGCGGCCAAGACGGCGGGTGTGGGGCGCTGGGAGGTAGTGAAGAAGGGCCGGCGGCCTGGGGCCGGTGCTGGCGGCCGAGGCGGCGGCGGGGACCGCCGGGCACTCGGGGAGGCAAATGGAGTGTGGAAATACGACCTGACGC CTCCAATCCAGACCACAAGCACCCTTTATGAGCGGGGCTTTGAAAATATCATGAAGCGGCAGAATAAGGAGCAGGTCCCACCCCCTGCTGTGGAGCCTAAGAAACCAGGGAACAAGAAGCAGCCAAAGAAGGGGGCAACTCCTCCCAACCAAAACCAGAAGCAGGGGCGCTTCCGCAGCCTGGAGGAAGCACTGAAAGCT CTGGATGTGGCAGCCCTGCAGAAGGAACTGGACAAGAGCCAGAGCGTGTTCTCTGGAAACCCATCCATATGGTTGAAGGACCTGGCCAGCTATCTCAACTACAAACTCCAAGCTCCTCTAAGTGAACCCACGCTGAGCCAGCATACTCATG ATTATCCCTACAGCCTGGTGAGTCGGGAGCTGCGTGGGATCATCCGGGGGCTGCTGGCGAAGGCAGCAGGGTTTCTGGAGCTCTTTTTTGACCACTGTCTATTCACCATGCTGCAAGAGCTGGATAAGACACCAG GGGATTCACTGCATGGTTACCGCATCTGTATCCAGGCCATCCTGCAAGACAAGCCCAAGATTGCCACTGCAAACCTAGGCAAG TTCCTGGAGCTGCTGAGGTCCCATCAGAGCCGACCAGCAAAGTGTCTGACCATCATGTGGGCCCTGGGTCAAGCAGGTTTTGCCAACCTCACCGAGGGACTGAAAG TGTGGCTAGGGATCATGCTGCCTGTGCTGGGCATCAAGTCTCTGTCTCCTTTTGCCATCGCATATCTGGATCGGCTGCTTAT GATGCATCCCAACCTGACCAAGGGCTTTGGCATGATCGGCCCCAAGGACTTCTTCCCACTCCTGGACTTTGCCTACATGCCTAACAACTCCCTGACACCCAG tctGCAGGAGCAGCTGTGTCAGCTCTACCCTCGACTGAAGGTGCTGGCATTTGGAGCCAAGCCGGATTCCACCCTGCACACCTACTTCCCTTCTTTCCTGTCCAGAGCCACCCCTAGCTGTCCCCCTGAGATGAAGAAAGAG CTCCTGAGTAACCTGACAGAGTGCCTGACGGTAGACCCCCTCAGCGCCAGCGTCTGGAGGCAGCTGTACCCTAAGCACCTGTCACAGTCCag TGTGCTGCTGGAGCACTTGCTCAACTCCTGGGAGCAGATTCCCAAGAAG GTACAGAAGTCTTTGCAAGAATCCATTCAGTCCTTTAAGCTTACCAACCAGGAGCTGCTGAGGAAGGGCAGCAGTAACAACCAGGATGTCGtcacctgtgacacagcctgCAAG ggcCTGTTGCAGCAGGTTCAGGGTCCTGGGCTGCCCTGGATGCGGCTCCTCCTCTTGCTGCTGGTCTTTGCTATAGGCTTTCTGTGCCATGACCTCCGGTCACACAGCTCCTTCCAGG CCTCCCGTACTGGCCGGTTGCTTCGATCATCTGGTTTCTTGCCTGCTAGCCAACAAGCCTATGCCAAGCTCTACTCCTACAGTCTGCAAGGCTACAG CTGGCTGGAGGAGACACTGCCGATCTGGGGCTCCCACCTGATCATTGTAGTGCGGCCCAGCTTGCAGCTGGCCTGGGCTCACACCAATGCCACAGTCAGCTTCCTTTCTGCCCACTATGCCTCTCACCTTGCCTGGTTTGGTGACAGCCTCACCAGTCTCTCTCAGAGG CTACAGATCCAGCTCCCTGATTCACTGAATCAGCTGCTCCATTATCTGAGAGAGCTGCCCCTGCTTTTCTACCAGAATGTGCTGCTGCCGCTGTGGTACCTCTTGCTTGAGGCCCTGGCCTGGGCCCAGGAGCACTGCCATGAGGCATGCAG AGGTGAGGTGACCTGGGACTGCATGAAGACACAGCTCAGTGAGGCTGTCCACTGGACCTGGCTCTCCCTCCAGGACGTCACAGTGGCTTTCTTGGACTGGGCACTTGCCCTGATATCCCAGCAGTAG